A region of Thermobifida halotolerans DNA encodes the following proteins:
- a CDS encoding serine hydrolase domain-containing protein produces the protein MSVPIDGSVEPRFAAVRDVLADLVETGKETGAGVSVWHRGREVVGLSAGWTDAARSRPWRRDTLVNVFSVGKPLAALAALVAFARRKVDLDTPVARLWPDYAAAGKERTTLRQMLAHQAGQPAFPASAAGVGALDDAGLRAALAAAAPEHRPGAGVAEHALTYGHLLDGAVRGAVGVPLAGVFAETVPERPGSGLWFGVPEESLHRVADLEVGTPHWTADYLADPDSLPARALTVPHGVLHTGFLNSTAWRRASFPAVGLHASASALGAFYASLTDGEGPVARLLGPALHAEYLSPQARGVDGFVGRDTVWTLGFQRDDESVGMGGIGGSAAWWSFRHGYALAYLTRRMADHSRVAAIADEVEKALGA, from the coding sequence GTGTCCGTTCCGATCGACGGATCGGTCGAGCCGCGCTTCGCCGCGGTCCGCGACGTTCTGGCCGACCTGGTGGAGACCGGCAAGGAGACCGGGGCCGGGGTGTCGGTCTGGCACCGGGGACGCGAAGTGGTCGGACTGAGCGCGGGATGGACCGACGCGGCGCGCTCTCGACCATGGCGCCGTGACACCCTGGTCAACGTCTTCTCCGTGGGCAAGCCGCTCGCCGCACTGGCGGCACTCGTCGCGTTCGCCCGTCGGAAGGTGGACCTGGACACTCCCGTGGCGCGGCTGTGGCCCGACTACGCGGCAGCGGGCAAGGAGCGCACGACACTGCGTCAGATGCTGGCCCACCAGGCAGGCCAACCGGCGTTCCCGGCCTCCGCAGCCGGAGTCGGCGCCCTCGACGACGCGGGCCTGCGCGCGGCCCTGGCGGCGGCCGCGCCCGAACACCGCCCCGGCGCGGGGGTCGCCGAGCACGCCCTCACCTACGGACACCTGCTCGACGGCGCGGTCCGCGGAGCGGTCGGAGTCCCGTTGGCCGGGGTGTTCGCCGAGACCGTGCCGGAACGGCCGGGGTCCGGCCTGTGGTTCGGTGTGCCGGAGGAGTCACTGCACCGCGTCGCTGATCTGGAGGTGGGAACCCCGCACTGGACGGCGGACTACCTGGCGGACCCGGACTCGTTGCCCGCACGCGCCCTGACGGTGCCGCACGGAGTGCTGCACACGGGCTTCCTCAACAGCACCGCATGGCGCCGCGCGTCGTTTCCCGCTGTGGGCCTGCACGCGAGCGCGTCCGCGCTCGGGGCGTTCTACGCCTCCCTCACCGACGGCGAGGGGCCGGTCGCACGTCTGCTGGGACCGGCCCTGCACGCCGAGTACCTGTCCCCCCAGGCCCGTGGTGTCGACGGGTTCGTGGGAAGGGACACGGTCTGGACCCTGGGCTTCCAGCGGGACGACGAGTCGGTGGGGATGGGCGGCATCGGCGGGAGCGCCGCGTGGTGGTCCTTCCGCCACGGCTACGCCCTGGCGTACCTCACCCGCCGGATGGCCGACCACTCCCGGGTGGCGGCGATCGCGGACGAGGTGGAGAAAGCGCTGGGCGCGTGA
- a CDS encoding FAD-binding oxidoreductase: MTQLNNTALTDTALTELRTGFAGRILEPGDPDYAQARTVFNTMIDLRPRVIAQCANVDDVVRAVRFGRSHGLEIAVRGGGHSVAGKALTDGGIVVDLRMMNEVTVDPEARTARVGGGALMSDLDRAAQPHGLATTGGRVSTTGVCGLTLGGGNGWLDRRFGLACDNLIDAELVTADGSIVRASDSENPELFWALHGGGGNFGIATSITLRLHELPSVTVSLLLWDAEAGPEVVRAYRDFIGSSTDDVGGGVLYLTAPPDDFVPQRLVGRLACAALVVYTGGEEEGLAAIRPMTELGHAAEMTAEMAYADLQCMLDDPPGYRNYWSAEHLTALPDQAVDRFCAGAERMIVPSPSQHVLAPQGGTVSRGPTDYPVPWRHAAWVVHPFGLWDDPADDERAIRWAHSTCADMQPWSIGSVYLNFIGDEGEQRTIAGFGLENYRRLARVKAHYDPDNVFHRNHNIKPAS; encoded by the coding sequence ATGACCCAACTCAACAACACGGCACTCACCGACACCGCGCTCACCGAGCTCCGCACCGGTTTCGCCGGGCGGATCCTCGAACCCGGCGATCCCGACTACGCGCAGGCCCGCACGGTCTTCAACACGATGATCGACCTCCGTCCGAGAGTCATCGCCCAGTGCGCCAACGTCGACGACGTCGTCAGGGCGGTGCGGTTCGGACGCAGCCACGGCCTGGAGATCGCGGTCCGCGGCGGCGGCCACAGCGTCGCGGGCAAAGCGCTCACCGACGGAGGCATCGTCGTCGACCTGCGGATGATGAACGAGGTCACGGTCGATCCCGAGGCGCGGACCGCCCGGGTCGGCGGTGGCGCGCTCATGAGCGACCTCGACCGCGCCGCCCAGCCCCACGGCCTGGCCACCACCGGCGGCCGGGTGTCCACGACCGGGGTGTGCGGCCTCACCCTGGGCGGCGGCAACGGCTGGCTGGATCGCAGGTTCGGGTTGGCCTGCGACAACCTGATCGACGCCGAACTGGTGACGGCCGACGGCAGCATCGTGCGCGCCTCCGACTCCGAGAACCCGGAACTGTTCTGGGCGCTGCACGGCGGCGGCGGCAACTTCGGTATCGCCACGTCGATCACCCTGCGCCTGCACGAACTGCCGTCGGTGACCGTGTCCCTGCTGCTGTGGGACGCCGAGGCCGGACCCGAGGTGGTGCGCGCCTACCGCGACTTCATCGGGTCCTCGACCGACGACGTGGGCGGCGGCGTCCTCTACCTCACCGCACCGCCCGATGACTTCGTCCCGCAGCGATTGGTCGGCCGTCTGGCGTGCGCGGCCCTGGTCGTCTACACCGGCGGCGAGGAGGAGGGGCTGGCCGCCATCCGGCCGATGACGGAACTGGGCCACGCCGCCGAGATGACCGCCGAGATGGCCTACGCCGATCTGCAGTGCATGCTCGACGACCCGCCCGGCTACCGCAACTACTGGTCGGCCGAGCATCTGACCGCGCTTCCCGACCAGGCGGTGGACCGGTTCTGCGCGGGGGCCGAGCGAATGATCGTCCCGTCGCCGTCGCAGCACGTGCTGGCGCCCCAGGGCGGCACCGTGTCGCGGGGGCCGACCGACTACCCGGTGCCGTGGCGGCACGCCGCGTGGGTGGTGCACCCCTTCGGCCTGTGGGACGACCCGGCCGACGACGAACGGGCCATCCGGTGGGCGCACAGCACCTGCGCCGACATGCAGCCGTGGTCGATCGGCTCGGTCTACCTCAACTTCATCGGCGACGAGGGCGAACAGCGGACCATCGCGGGCTTCGGCCTCGAGAACTACCGGCGGTTGGCCCGGGTGAAGGCCCACTACGACCCCGACAACGTCTTCCACCGCAACCACAACATCAAGCCCGCCTCCTGA
- a CDS encoding transcriptional regulator, with amino-acid sequence MTHEELVAVYARRSDVPLGTWRSMFERAQEAIEVLVYAALFLHEQIPDWNDLLRARAAAGCRVRVLIGAPDSEAVRVRGGEERFGHGIESRCRLARLHYAPLVGAKGIEVAQHSTVLYNSVYRADDELLANTHVYGATAYANPVFHLRNGHAPGLFTTYAESFDAVWKTAAPIRKRPPWPVPSTTTIPPRPCPTARSWPPVPPCSTRRDDC; translated from the coding sequence GTGACGCACGAGGAACTGGTGGCGGTCTACGCCCGCCGGTCGGACGTCCCTCTTGGGACGTGGCGTTCGATGTTCGAGCGGGCTCAGGAGGCCATCGAGGTCCTGGTCTACGCGGCGCTCTTCCTCCACGAGCAGATACCCGACTGGAACGACCTGTTACGTGCCAGGGCGGCGGCCGGATGCCGAGTCCGCGTTCTCATAGGCGCCCCGGACAGCGAGGCCGTGCGGGTGCGGGGCGGGGAGGAGCGCTTCGGACACGGCATCGAGTCGCGGTGTCGCCTGGCCCGTCTGCACTACGCCCCACTGGTCGGTGCCAAGGGAATCGAGGTGGCCCAGCACTCCACGGTCCTGTACAACTCCGTCTACCGCGCCGACGACGAACTGCTCGCCAACACCCACGTCTACGGGGCGACCGCCTACGCCAATCCCGTCTTCCACCTCCGCAACGGCCACGCCCCGGGGCTCTTCACCACCTATGCGGAGAGCTTCGACGCGGTCTGGAAGACGGCTGCCCCGATCCGGAAGCGACCGCCGTGGCCCGTACCGAGTACTACGACGATCCCGCCGCGCCCGTGCCCAACAGCACGGTCGTGGCCGCCAGTGCCGCCGTGTTCGACGCGGAGGGACGACTGCTGA
- a CDS encoding BCCT family transporter, translating to MYLLHKLGLRTDPVIFSVSVALTVLFVGASILFTAPVDVLFGTVSAWIITNLGWFYILGVTTFLIFLVWIGFSRYGRIRLGGEEDRPDYSRLTWFAMLFAAGIGTILMFWGVAEPISHFANPPQNNVEPQSVPAANQAMGYTLYHFGLHTWTIFCLPALCFAYFVYRRGLPLRVSSIFYPFLGDRVRGPIGKAIDTLAVIGTLFGVAVSLGLGTLQINSGLAALFGLEFSKPVQVLLISVITVVATISVALGLDRGIKRLSDINISLAVGLLLFVLFTGSTLYLIRGSIEMVGVYLSWLVPLSFWNDTFGNTGWQGTWTVFYWAWTITWSPFVGIFIARISKGRTVREFILGVLGLPTAFTIVWFSVFGLSAIGIELDGPGGLVQAVVVQDDIPGALFVFLDNFPLATVTSALAVLIVAIFFTTSSDSASLVIDLLSAPEQVKQTPVRQRVFWAVTEGVVAATLIAATGQSGLDALSEVVTVIGLPFFVMGFLMMAALLRSLREESLPPATHHQPTLRVRLPHQRMPRLPRRVRRFGPDSAAQPAPRSEEP from the coding sequence ATGTATCTGCTGCACAAACTGGGATTGCGTACGGACCCCGTCATCTTCTCCGTCTCCGTGGCGTTGACGGTCCTGTTCGTCGGAGCCTCCATCCTCTTCACCGCCCCCGTCGACGTGCTGTTCGGCACGGTGTCCGCCTGGATCATCACCAACCTCGGCTGGTTCTACATCCTGGGTGTGACCACGTTCCTGATCTTCCTGGTCTGGATCGGTTTCAGCCGGTACGGGCGCATCCGACTGGGCGGGGAGGAGGACCGTCCCGACTACAGCAGGCTGACCTGGTTCGCCATGCTGTTCGCGGCGGGCATCGGCACCATCCTGATGTTCTGGGGGGTCGCCGAGCCGATCAGCCACTTCGCCAACCCGCCGCAGAACAACGTCGAACCGCAGAGCGTTCCCGCCGCCAACCAGGCCATGGGCTACACGCTCTACCACTTCGGCCTGCACACCTGGACGATCTTCTGCCTGCCCGCGCTGTGCTTCGCCTACTTCGTCTACCGGCGCGGCCTGCCGTTACGGGTGAGCTCAATCTTCTACCCGTTCCTCGGCGACCGCGTCCGCGGGCCGATCGGCAAGGCCATCGACACGCTCGCCGTCATCGGCACCCTGTTCGGCGTCGCGGTCTCCCTCGGTCTGGGCACACTGCAGATCAACAGCGGACTGGCGGCACTGTTCGGCCTGGAGTTCAGCAAACCGGTGCAGGTCCTGCTGATCTCCGTGATCACCGTCGTCGCGACGATCTCGGTGGCGCTCGGCCTGGACCGGGGCATCAAGCGTCTCTCCGACATCAACATCTCCCTCGCGGTCGGCCTGCTGCTGTTCGTCCTGTTCACCGGCTCGACCCTGTACCTGATCCGGGGAAGCATCGAGATGGTGGGGGTCTACCTGAGCTGGCTGGTCCCGCTGTCGTTCTGGAACGACACCTTCGGCAACACCGGCTGGCAGGGCACGTGGACGGTGTTCTACTGGGCGTGGACGATCACCTGGTCGCCGTTTGTCGGCATCTTCATCGCCCGCATCTCCAAGGGACGCACGGTCCGCGAGTTCATCCTGGGGGTGCTGGGGCTGCCCACGGCGTTCACCATCGTCTGGTTCAGCGTGTTCGGCCTGTCCGCGATCGGCATCGAACTGGACGGCCCAGGCGGACTGGTCCAGGCCGTCGTGGTCCAGGACGACATCCCCGGCGCGCTCTTCGTGTTCCTGGACAACTTCCCGCTGGCCACGGTGACGTCGGCGCTGGCGGTGCTGATCGTGGCCATCTTCTTCACCACGTCGTCGGACTCGGCGTCGCTGGTGATCGACCTGCTGTCCGCGCCGGAGCAGGTGAAGCAGACCCCGGTCCGGCAGCGCGTGTTCTGGGCGGTCACCGAGGGCGTGGTCGCGGCGACGCTGATCGCCGCGACCGGGCAGTCGGGGCTGGACGCGCTGTCGGAGGTGGTCACCGTCATCGGCCTGCCGTTCTTCGTCATGGGTTTTCTGATGATGGCGGCCCTGCTGCGGTCGCTGCGCGAGGAGTCCCTTCCCCCGGCGACCCACCACCAGCCGACACTGCGCGTGCGACTGCCGCACCAGCGGATGCCGCGCCTGCCACGCCGTGTCCGCCGCTTCGGTCCGGACTCCGCGGCACAGCCGGCCCCGCGCTCCGAGGAGCCGTGA
- a CDS encoding class I SAM-dependent methyltransferase, giving the protein MDARDWDRRYAERELVWSAEPNRFVVEVVAGLPPGWALDVAAGEGRNAVWLAERGWQVTACDFSSVAVERGRRIARERGVRVEWLRADARAPSPRPEGYDLVLLSYLHLPPADWRRALTEAVRSLAPGGRLVSVGHALDNLTRGVGGPQIPEILHVAQDIAMAVTEIAAEQRVAVRVERAEQVDREVADEGPRTAVDSLVVVHRSER; this is encoded by the coding sequence ATGGACGCACGTGACTGGGATCGCCGCTACGCGGAGCGAGAACTGGTGTGGAGTGCGGAGCCGAACCGGTTCGTCGTCGAGGTGGTCGCCGGCCTGCCGCCGGGGTGGGCGTTGGACGTCGCCGCGGGTGAGGGGCGCAACGCGGTGTGGCTCGCCGAGCGGGGCTGGCAGGTCACGGCCTGCGACTTCTCCTCGGTGGCGGTGGAGCGGGGCAGGCGCATCGCCCGGGAGCGCGGTGTTCGGGTGGAATGGCTGCGCGCCGACGCCCGCGCCCCCTCGCCCCGCCCCGAGGGCTACGACCTGGTTCTCCTCTCCTACCTGCACCTGCCGCCCGCCGACTGGCGGCGCGCGCTCACCGAGGCCGTACGGTCGCTCGCGCCCGGGGGACGGCTGGTGAGTGTCGGACACGCCCTCGACAACCTCACCCGCGGTGTCGGCGGCCCGCAGATCCCGGAGATCCTGCACGTTGCGCAGGACATCGCCATGGCCGTGACCGAGATCGCCGCCGAGCAACGCGTCGCCGTGCGCGTCGAACGCGCCGAACAGGTGGACCGGGAGGTTGCCGACGAGGGGCCGCGCACCGCGGTCGACTCCCTGGTGGTTGTCCACCGCTCCGAGAGGTGA
- a CDS encoding PucR family transcriptional regulator gives MSAALRHDGAPDPQTVPLRAILTRRDLALDTLVPASPDAGVRWATVSELVDPTPYLLGGELLLTAGTNLPEDPDTLDRYVSTLLAAEVTALGFGVTPVYDAVPAALVERCRVHGLPLLLVPRETPFVAVSQAVGEELEHRRLADQRRFVSAGRALTRAAVGNTPVQGVLETLSSVLGCWTTLIGARPLGRAGRVPTLSAETGELVGKVGAAGGPLSAKIQVSPDRVVLHAVGEHTRERSVLLLGRPEPLDATDRAILGTAVALLGLLSRSQSAVVDDAGRLAARLLLSGSEPDTASFPPLRALLSGGDRTDVFRVLHARWTGRGARPTASPTLFRTRLVDDTGTSVRAVLADQGSREEHLALLDELRASGWLAAVSGPVSGTGLATADRQAAALLVRAHATDRPLLPDEAPDPFDTLFEREAARTAARTLLGPLAGPGETARTLRATLRAWLARHGSWDRAAADLGAHRNSVRYRIGRIERDLGVDLSDPEQRMRLWFALSRFDEDAP, from the coding sequence TTGTCTGCCGCACTCCGCCACGATGGCGCACCGGACCCCCAGACCGTGCCGCTTCGGGCGATCCTCACCCGCCGCGATCTCGCGCTGGACACGCTCGTGCCCGCCTCCCCCGACGCGGGGGTGCGCTGGGCCACGGTCAGCGAACTCGTTGACCCCACCCCCTACCTGCTGGGCGGGGAACTGCTGCTGACCGCCGGAACGAATCTGCCGGAGGATCCCGACACGCTCGACCGGTACGTGTCGACACTGCTCGCAGCGGAGGTCACCGCTCTCGGGTTCGGGGTGACCCCCGTGTACGACGCCGTCCCCGCCGCTCTCGTCGAGCGCTGCCGGGTCCACGGCCTTCCGCTGCTGTTGGTTCCACGTGAAACACCGTTCGTGGCGGTCAGCCAGGCGGTGGGTGAGGAGTTGGAGCACCGGCGTCTGGCGGACCAGCGCCGGTTCGTCTCCGCTGGTCGTGCCCTGACCAGGGCCGCGGTCGGCAACACCCCGGTGCAGGGGGTGCTGGAGACCCTCAGCAGCGTGCTGGGCTGCTGGACGACACTGATCGGTGCCCGCCCACTGGGCCGTGCCGGTCGGGTGCCGACACTCTCCGCGGAGACGGGAGAACTGGTCGGCAAGGTGGGCGCCGCGGGCGGTCCGCTCAGCGCCAAGATCCAGGTCTCTCCGGATCGGGTGGTGCTGCACGCGGTCGGGGAGCACACCCGCGAACGGTCGGTGCTGCTGTTGGGGCGCCCGGAACCGCTGGACGCCACCGACCGTGCGATTCTGGGCACCGCCGTGGCGCTGCTGGGACTGCTGTCACGGTCGCAGTCGGCCGTGGTCGACGACGCTGGACGCCTCGCGGCCCGGCTGCTGTTGTCCGGTTCCGAGCCCGACACGGCCTCGTTCCCGCCACTTCGGGCCCTGCTGTCCGGCGGGGACAGAACCGACGTGTTCCGGGTGCTGCACGCGCGGTGGACGGGCCGAGGAGCGCGGCCGACCGCCTCACCGACACTGTTTCGCACCCGCCTCGTCGACGACACGGGCACGTCGGTGCGGGCCGTACTGGCCGACCAGGGCAGCCGGGAGGAGCACCTGGCCCTGTTGGACGAGTTGCGCGCGTCCGGCTGGCTGGCGGCGGTGAGCGGTCCGGTCTCCGGCACCGGACTGGCGACGGCGGACCGGCAGGCCGCGGCCCTCCTGGTGCGTGCGCACGCGACGGACCGTCCGCTGCTCCCCGACGAGGCGCCGGATCCGTTCGACACGCTGTTCGAGCGGGAGGCGGCGCGCACGGCGGCGCGGACGCTGCTGGGGCCGCTGGCAGGCCCCGGCGAGACCGCCCGAACCCTGCGCGCGACACTGCGCGCCTGGCTGGCCCGCCACGGAAGCTGGGATCGCGCCGCCGCCGACCTGGGAGCGCACCGCAACAGCGTCCGCTACCGGATCGGCCGTATCGAACGTGACCTCGGCGTCGACCTGTCCGACCCGGAGCAGCGGATGCGCCTGTGGTTCGCCCTGTCCCGCTTCGACGAGGACGCCCCGTGA
- a CDS encoding protein kinase domain-containing protein produces the protein MDRDAVRALAVGLVEGLAAIQEAGLVHRDLKPGNIILAADGPRIIDFGVTRPLDASTLTESGVSVGTLAYMSPEQVEERPAVPASDVFSLGTVLAFAATGRCPFAADSMAGTVMRIIGPPPELPELSDDLRRLVHNCWTRQPERRPTTTDLLAWLDADRARVDWPPPHIGDLIEGEATGEPDHFRHGAGALPEPDPPGRSSPDRRGKRQRLLGAAVAVPVVVLVAVLLVWLWRPLVVAVSGVDLTAPSNAPVNSPVLGDPLVIDLEQQVFPVAFAPDSSVLASGHPDGTVRLRDAGSGEPVTVLEGHANLVNSLAFAPDGTVLASGSEDGTVRLWPLEPVTD, from the coding sequence GTGGACCGGGACGCCGTGCGCGCCCTCGCCGTGGGACTGGTCGAAGGACTGGCCGCCATCCAGGAGGCCGGCCTGGTCCACCGCGACCTCAAACCCGGCAACATCATCCTGGCCGCGGACGGGCCGCGCATCATCGACTTCGGCGTCACCCGGCCGCTGGACGCCAGCACCCTCACCGAAAGCGGCGTGTCGGTGGGCACCCTGGCCTACATGTCCCCCGAGCAGGTGGAGGAGCGTCCGGCGGTACCGGCCAGTGACGTGTTCTCCCTCGGCACCGTACTGGCGTTCGCCGCCACCGGAAGGTGCCCGTTCGCGGCCGACTCGATGGCCGGGACCGTGATGCGCATCATCGGTCCCCCTCCAGAACTGCCGGAACTCTCCGACGACCTGCGACGGCTGGTCCACAACTGCTGGACGCGCCAGCCCGAGCGGCGGCCCACCACAACCGATCTCCTGGCCTGGCTCGACGCGGATCGGGCCCGCGTCGACTGGCCGCCGCCCCACATCGGGGACCTGATCGAGGGCGAGGCGACGGGAGAGCCGGACCACTTCCGGCACGGTGCCGGTGCCCTTCCCGAACCGGACCCGCCCGGGCGGTCCTCACCCGATCGGAGGGGGAAACGTCAGAGGCTGCTCGGAGCGGCCGTGGCGGTGCCCGTCGTCGTGCTTGTGGCGGTCCTGCTCGTCTGGCTCTGGAGACCGCTCGTCGTGGCCGTCTCGGGAGTGGACCTGACCGCTCCCTCCAACGCCCCGGTGAACAGCCCCGTGCTGGGTGACCCCCTCGTCATCGACCTCGAACAGCAGGTCTTCCCGGTGGCGTTCGCTCCGGACAGCTCTGTGCTGGCCAGCGGTCATCCCGATGGCACGGTGCGGCTGCGGGACGCCGGAAGCGGCGAGCCCGTGACCGTCCTGGAGGGGCACGCGAACCTGGTGAACTCCCTGGCGTTCGCTCCGGACGGGACCGTGCTGGCCAGCGGCAGCGAGGACGGTACGGTCCGACTGTGGCCGCTGGAACCCGTCACGGACTGA
- a CDS encoding NUDIX hydrolase: MARTEYYDDPAAPVPNSTVVAASAAVFDAEGRLLMQQRVDNGLWALPGGVMEVTESLPETAVRETREETGIDIEITGLVGTYTDPRHIIAYDDGEVRRQSNICFRGRPIGGVLTVSSESTLVRWVPRGELDALSMHPKRLRVQHALSTDRGPPSRLRRTDPLLGPRR; this comes from the coding sequence GTGGCCCGTACCGAGTACTACGACGATCCCGCCGCGCCCGTGCCCAACAGCACGGTCGTGGCCGCCAGTGCCGCCGTGTTCGACGCGGAGGGACGACTGCTGATGCAGCAGCGCGTCGACAACGGTCTGTGGGCACTGCCTGGAGGCGTCATGGAAGTGACCGAGAGCCTGCCCGAGACCGCCGTGCGTGAGACCCGGGAGGAGACCGGGATCGACATCGAGATCACCGGCCTGGTGGGCACCTACACCGACCCGCGGCACATCATCGCCTACGACGACGGCGAGGTCCGACGGCAGTCCAACATCTGCTTCCGGGGGCGGCCGATCGGTGGTGTCCTGACGGTCAGCAGCGAGTCCACCCTTGTGCGCTGGGTTCCGCGTGGCGAGCTCGACGCGCTGTCCATGCACCCCAAGCGTCTACGTGTCCAGCACGCACTCAGCACGGACAGGGGTCCCCCATCTCGGCTGAGGCGAACTGACCCGCTCTTGGGACCTCGTCGGTGA
- the speB gene encoding agmatinase, whose product MSAPTGPTDSSRVPRFAGPATFARLPRADEVERTDIAVVGIPFDTGVSYRPGARFGPAAIREASRLLRPYHPGLDVSPFAEVQVADGGDIAVNPFAIGDAIETVDDSVSHLLSRGTRVVTLGGDHTIALPLLRAVHRVHGPVALLHFDAHLDTWDTYFGEPYTHGTPFRRAVEEGILDTEAIAHVGTRGPLYGKKDLEDDRRFGFGILTSADVMRRGVDEVVDMLRQRIGDRPLYVSVDIDVLDPAHAPGTGTPEAGGLTSRELLEILRGLATCNLVGADVVEVAPAYDHAQITATAAAHVAYDLVSVLALNAHR is encoded by the coding sequence GTGAGTGCTCCGACAGGCCCCACCGACTCCAGCCGGGTCCCCCGGTTCGCGGGACCGGCGACCTTCGCCCGCCTGCCCCGCGCCGACGAGGTGGAACGGACCGACATCGCCGTGGTCGGCATCCCCTTCGACACGGGGGTGTCCTACCGCCCGGGGGCCCGGTTCGGCCCGGCCGCCATCAGGGAGGCCAGCAGACTGCTGCGCCCCTACCACCCCGGCCTGGACGTCTCCCCGTTCGCCGAGGTCCAGGTGGCCGACGGCGGCGACATCGCGGTCAACCCGTTCGCGATCGGTGACGCGATCGAGACCGTCGACGACTCGGTCAGCCACCTGCTGTCCCGGGGCACCCGGGTGGTCACCCTCGGCGGAGACCACACGATCGCACTGCCGCTGCTGCGCGCGGTGCACCGCGTCCACGGCCCGGTCGCGCTGCTGCACTTCGACGCGCACCTGGACACCTGGGACACCTACTTCGGCGAACCCTACACGCACGGCACCCCCTTCCGCCGTGCCGTGGAGGAGGGGATCCTGGACACCGAGGCCATCGCGCACGTGGGCACCCGGGGCCCCCTCTACGGCAAGAAGGACCTGGAAGACGACCGCCGCTTCGGGTTCGGCATCCTCACCTCCGCCGACGTGATGCGCCGCGGCGTGGACGAGGTCGTCGACATGCTGCGCCAGCGGATCGGCGACCGGCCGCTGTACGTGTCGGTGGACATCGACGTCCTCGATCCCGCGCACGCGCCCGGCACCGGCACCCCGGAGGCGGGCGGCCTGACCAGCCGGGAACTCCTGGAGATCCTGCGCGGCCTGGCCACCTGCAACCTGGTCGGCGCCGACGTCGTCGAGGTCGCCCCCGCCTACGACCACGCCCAGATCACCGCGACCGCCGCCGCGCACGTCGCCTACGACCTGGTCTCGGTGCTCGCGCTGAACGCGCACCGCTGA
- a CDS encoding MmcQ/YjbR family DNA-binding protein — MTPQQFIDAALWFPEAVETEPFGPGTLVYKVAGKMFALLGERNREGIPFVTLKCDPDLALELRAEFPAVIPGYHTNKRHWNTVVLDGTVPDDELLEMLRHSYQQVVAGMRRADRERLLAVLGEDTPPRS; from the coding sequence ATGACTCCGCAGCAGTTCATCGACGCCGCACTGTGGTTTCCCGAAGCCGTCGAGACCGAACCGTTCGGTCCCGGCACTCTGGTGTACAAGGTGGCGGGCAAGATGTTCGCGCTGCTCGGCGAGCGCAATCGGGAGGGGATTCCGTTCGTGACACTCAAGTGCGACCCCGACCTCGCCCTGGAGTTGCGCGCCGAGTTTCCCGCCGTGATCCCCGGCTACCACACCAACAAGCGGCACTGGAACACCGTCGTCCTCGACGGCACGGTTCCCGACGACGAACTGCTGGAGATGCTCCGGCACTCCTACCAGCAGGTGGTCGCGGGGATGCGCCGAGCCGACCGGGAGCGCCTGCTCGCCGTCCTGGGCGAGGACACGCCTCCGCGTTCCTGA
- a CDS encoding winged helix-turn-helix domain-containing protein: MRALARRPDRLVPPVLERSGVRLDTRYHRVSRDGRDVSLSPKEFGLLQEPLSAGGAPVSTEPLLERVWDENTDPFTTVVRVTIRGLRRRPGEPQLIETIPRVGYRVR, translated from the coding sequence GTGCGGGCTCTGGCGCGCCGCCCGGACCGGCTCGTCCCGCCCGTGCTGGAGCGCTCCGGGGTGCGGTTGGACACGCGGTACCACCGGGTGTCGCGGGACGGACGCGACGTCTCCCTGTCACCCAAGGAGTTCGGGCTGCTCCAGGAGCCGCTGAGCGCGGGGGGCGCGCCGGTGTCCACCGAGCCCCTGCTTGAACGGGTGTGGGACGAGAACACCGACCCGTTCACCACGGTCGTGCGCGTCACCATACGCGGCCTGCGCCGCAGACCGGGCGAACCGCAACTCATCGAGACCATTCCCAGGGTGGGTTACCGGGTGCGGTGA